Below is a window of bacterium DNA.
GTCCAAGGATGGTACTGGTTGTACTAGGATTAACAGTCGGAATGCTTTCGGCTATGGCAGTGACCCTGCCTTACACCGGCGGGGCTGCTGATACTACGTTCACTGCTACTGTCAGCGAGCAATGTACTGTAACCGTACCTCCGGCCGTGGCGTTCGCTGTAACAAATACATCCGTCAGCACGGCTTCGATAGGTTATACCGTCACTATAGCGGGCATCGTTTTAGCGGACGGGAAAGCAATCCAGGTGTCTATTGCTGCCAATACGGCTGCGTTCAGCAAGCCAACAGGAGCAACCCTTACGTGGGCTGCAAGTGATGTGAGTTGGGCCTCTGCTGGTGGATGGGCGGGTGCAACAGGCACAGCGCTTAGCTTGTCAAATACGACAACCACTTACACTGAAGTAGCAACGTCAACTGCGAATCAGGCAGCTACAGCCGAAGTGACAGATCTCGTGTTTACGCTTGCAGCGAAGAGCACGATCGACCGTTCGGGCGCCTATGCGCTGGCATGTACTTGGAAGGTCGCCTCGGTTACACCTTAGCCATCCAAGTTGTCTTAAATCATCTGACGAAACCGGGTTACCCCCGGTTTCGATCTGATGATCTCGATGAGGTGAACATGGGAAGGTTAAATAAGTACGGCATAGCCGTTATTGCCTTTCTGGTGAGCATTAACGCTGCCAGTTGGGCTCTTAGTTTTCAGTCTACGCTGGAATCTATAAAAGTTGAAGGCCGACCTGGCCAGTTGGTTAATCGTAAGTTTCAATTAATTCTGTCCAAGGATGGCCAAAGGACTCACTTCAAAGCCCGCACAGAGGATTGGTGGCGAAGCGAGGATGGTAAACAGTCATACTATCGTGAAGCCGGAATACTCACTCGTTCCTGTGCTAAGTGGGTTAAACTCAACCCCACTGAAATTGACGTTGATCCGGAGGGAACTCTGAGTATTCGCGTCAGTATTGCTATTCCGCCCGATGTTAAACCAGGTGGATATTGGTGCGTTCTTACCGTTGACGAGACGCCCGATCCTTTGAAGAACATCAGCGGAGTAGGCATACGATTTTTAGCTTCCGTTTCAGTTGGTATCTTCGTAAACATCACCCCTCTTGAACGCAGCGCGCAAATCACTGACGTCAAGGTTATGCCGGACCAGGCATCCGTCAAGCTTTGCAATAAGGGAAATTGTCCGCTTGGCGTTGAGGGGCGTTTTGAGTTTCTGCGAAAGGGTGAAAGTGAGCCGGTAACCACTATCAAAATCCCTCGCGGAACTCTTCTACCCGAACCTATTACTACCGGAATGTTCAGCGCAAACCTGCCTGACATTAAAGTGCTGCCTTCAGGGCGCTATATTGTCCGAGTGATTCTTGATATCGGACTCGACCACTTTATCGGCGCCCAGAAAGAGATGGACGTCAATCGTGACGTGCCTAATCCGACACCAAATAAATAGCGCAAAAGGAATCATCCTAATATTGCTATTACTTTGGGCGTTCGTTCCTAATGCCATAGGAGCGCAAGGCTCGTGGCATATCTACGTCGATGGATCGGATGTAACCGGCGCTGCGGCTCCTTTAGAGCGCGGCGATACCCCCGCTATCAACGTCATGACCTTCAGCCCCGTATTAGGTTTGTACGCCAAAGTCAACGATGAAACCCTCACAATTGCCGATAACTCTGGTTTGGAATGGCAAGCTCAAAACGGAGATAGTTCAATCCACACTAGCGGACGCTTCCTTGCACTTAGCTATCCCTTGCTTATTCAAGGCGCTTCTGCTTATTTGCCTGTTGACGCAATGGCGGAGATTGCGGGATTAACCCTTGAAATCGATCCGAAACTAAAACGCGCTACTTTTGGACGACAACCTGTTTCAAAACCAACAGTTCCCGACGGTTGGCAATCCCTTACAATCGAAAAAAGTCCGGAGGAGAAAAGGCTTCAGGGTTCAAATCAACCACAAGGCAGTTCCCGCTCTAATCCATTCAACTACAATATCATTTTGCCGCGCGATCACGATTCTTTGCGGCTTGGCCTGGGCCTTGGATATGTTACCGGCGCAGATTATGGGATGGAGCTTTCCGCATATGGAAACGTGCGTGGCGCTCAGTTGAATTTTACGACGAATTTAACTCAAGGTAACCAAGGTCTAAGGGCTTATAACGCTCGTCTTACTATCACCGACAAAGATATGGGATGGGGGGTTGAGGCAGGCGATATCTTTAGCGATTTGAGAGGATTAGCGCAAGGCGTTCGATATAGCTGGAATGCCGGGCCAAATCGATGGCCTTCCTGTTCGCTCTATCTCAATGGCTCTTCATCTTCCAGTCAGGGAATCGCGCTGGCATATCGCGATGAGTTCGGTCGGCGCGATAGCGGATTGTTTGGAGGAGAAGTATCAACTGATGGGTCAATGCTGTTAAGAGGCGCATATCAAAAAGACCGGCTCGGCCTTTACGGCTTTTACCGCTCGGTGAGTTCAGAAACTGACGATAAAGGCGCCGGCTTATTCTTCTCGTATAATTTAAATCGCACGATCAGCCTTTATGGGGGAATTAGCAAATCCCGCGGAGACAATTCTAAATACGATTGGCAGAACTTATCCCTAAGAATTGGCTTCAACTCTGGCATTGCGCTGAGTTTAGAGCACACCCGATCGGCTTCAGAATCATCTTCAAGCACGACGGATGCTGCTGTGCTTAGCTTCCCATTCGGACCTTTACGGATATTAACCCGATACCAGTTGCGTGATACCGCTCAGCCTCCAATTGACCCATTACTTGAATGGCATGGGTTTGGGAATAAAGAACTGATGGTGGCGGTGCAGTATGCGGCTGACCCGCGGCTAAACTTTGACTTGCAAATGAGCAAGTTCTGGCGCGATGGTAGTTCCGCCCAAATTTGGCAGCAGCTAGTCAGCACCTATCG
It encodes the following:
- a CDS encoding carboxypeptidase-like regulatory domain-containing protein, which produces MLLLWAFVPNAIGAQGSWHIYVDGSDVTGAAAPLERGDTPAINVMTFSPVLGLYAKVNDETLTIADNSGLEWQAQNGDSSIHTSGRFLALSYPLLIQGASAYLPVDAMAEIAGLTLEIDPKLKRATFGRQPVSKPTVPDGWQSLTIEKSPEEKRLQGSNQPQGSSRSNPFNYNIILPRDHDSLRLGLGLGYVTGADYGMELSAYGNVRGAQLNFTTNLTQGNQGLRAYNARLTITDKDMGWGVEAGDIFSDLRGLAQGVRYSWNAGPNRWPSCSLYLNGSSSSSQGIALAYRDEFGRRDSGLFGGEVSTDGSMLLRGAYQKDRLGLYGFYRSVSSETDDKGAGLFFSYNLNRTISLYGGISKSRGDNSKYDWQNLSLRIGFNSGIALSLEHTRSASESSSSTTDAAVLSFPFGPLRILTRYQLRDTAQPPIDPLLEWHGFGNKELMVAVQYAADPRLNFDLQMSKFWRDGSSAQIWQQLVSTYRLTSRTQLQMISAFPQIDQADRLRFRLNQLFGDGYALTAEFGPLTPFQSSRNVKTERGMRFMLRKQWIINTPTRGARIKGRVVDLLGRPFAGAIVRLNGYRVATDDKGWYTCDSLPSGPYHISLDEGSLPADYRVGEGSQKMELAYNTRTQLDFHVVPLNTISGQVFCDTKTKDKSSPAQSMAGLVIRLGDLVTTTNEDGSFGFYNVEPGQHIVKLDKEYLPKQLMAASPTDVTVEVLADKPATGINFRLSLLEKRIVFQEIK